In Candidatus Poribacteria bacterium, the genomic stretch CTTCGACAAGTTCGTCAAATGTCGCGTTATCCACGTTCTCTAGTTCTCCGCCGGGGCGATTGAGAAAAACACCTTGGCAGCCATCACAACTCATCAGATCCACGTCCGATCGTTCGATTGGAAATTGCGTAAGTGGATTATTACAACCTGGACAAGGAAGCATAAATTCAATCCTTTCAATTGACATACTCCCAAAGTTAAAACATTGGGATTCTTGCGAGTCCCAGTGCCATAACGGTGGAATTGCGCTATCAACACGGGTTGCGA encodes the following:
- a CDS encoding zf-TFIIB domain-containing protein, which codes for MLPCPGCNNPLTQFPIERSDVDLMSCDGCQGVFLNRPGGELENVDNATFDELVEAYGTEYPIDVDPSTVTLPEAVEEVLE